acccttttcgttctttggatacctcctataacttgtttggcgattatggggaccttcatatcgtactcagttggtacccctatttatcgagggtatcgttttgataccccttacagacctttggacacagtcttactactccttgaagcagtcatcaaagaaccatatagacGAAACAgtcgattatggaacccttttcgttctttgggtacctcctataacttgtatggcaactatggggaccttcatttcgtactcagttggtacccctattcgtcgagggtatcgttttaatacccccaaaagacctttggacaccgtcttactactccttagagcagtcatcagagaaccaaacggtcggaacagccgaatatggaacccttttcgttctttggacacctcctataacttgtatggcgactatggggaccttcatatcgtactcagttggtacccctattcatcgagggtatcgctttgataccccttacagacctttgaacacagtcttactattccttggagcagtcatcagagaaccatatagtaggatcagccgattatggaacccttttcgttctttggacacctcctataacttgtatggcgactacggggaccttcatatcgtactcagttggtacccctattcatcgagggtattgctttgatatccccaacagacctttggacaccgtcttactactcctcagagcagtcatcagagaaccatatggtaggaacagccgaatatggaacccttttcgttctttggacacctcctataacatgtatggcgactatggggaccttcatatcgtactcagttggtactcctattcatcgagggtatcgctttgatacccccaacagacctttggacaccgtcttactgctccttagagcagtcatcagagaaccatacagtaggaacagccgaaaatggaacccttttcgttctttggacacctcctataacttgtatggcgactatggggaccttcatttcgtactcagttggtacccctattcatcgagggtatcgctttgataccccaaacagacctttggacacagtcttactactccttggagcagtcatcagagaaccatatagtaagaacagccgaatatggaacccttttcgttctttggacacctcgtataaattgtatggcgactctggggaccttcatatcgtattcagttggtacccctactcatcgagggtatcgctttgatacccccaacagacctttggacaccgtcttactgctccttagagcagtcataaaagaaccaaatagtaggaacagccgaaaatggaacccttttcgttctttggacacctcctataacttgtatggcgactatggggaccttcatttcgtactcagttggtacccctattcatcgagggtatcgctttgataccccaaacagacctttggacaccgtcttactactccttggagcagtcatcagagaaccatttagtaggaacagccgaatatggaacccttttcgttctttggaaaccttctataacttgtatggcgactatggggacattcatatcgtactcagttggtacccctactcatcgagggtatcgcttgcatacctccaacagacctttggaaacagtcttactactccttagagcagtcatcagagaaccatttagtaggaacagccgattatggaacccttttcgttctttggacacctcctataacatgtatgtaaaatcaaaaacgttaGTTGGGTAGCAGGCAGGATCACCCTGTACCGAGTAAAATGAGAAGGATCACCTTGGGCAGAGGATGAAAAGTAGATCAGTAGCGAAACGTCAGCAGAGCGATAAGGTCATGAAATAAAGTTGCTGCTCCGTAAATTCTTCAGTTGTTCCATTTCTCCCATTATTACATTTGGTGTCAGAAGTGGGATATACCTATTCTCAAAACCCGTTTGCTGTGTGCGGCTGGTCGTATTAGTGGTTGCTGTGTGCGCCAAAATAAAGACCTGCACGGGTGTGAATATACCGATACGCGGAAAAGGTTCGCTTTACTAGCTGTGTGCGGCAGGTCGTGTGAGTGGTTGCTGTGTGCGCCAAGGGATcgacgtgcgcgtgtgtggtaGGCGATTCCTGGAAAGTATTCGGTGCTTCGGCTGTGTGCTGTTTTTCATGTGAGAGTGCTGTGTGCactaaaaagaaacaatcgacGTGTATGTGAGCTGTGTGTTACAGGTCGTGCGGTGTGAATAAACTATGGAACGATTGGTGGAAGAATTTACGCGTGTTGGCCTAGTGCGAAAGTGTGAAATGGCTGGCTTGGCTACGTCCGGCAGTAAAGAGGACCTGGCGAAACGGATCATGGATTCCGGAATAACGTTAGAAGCCGTTCCCGAACAAAATCCCATCGAAGATGCCGCGAACACAACGGGCTATATGGATGCGGAAAGCGGATCGCTAGTAGACGCGACAAAAACGGCCATAATCCATACACCAGTGCAGCCATACTCATTCCGAGATGTGGAGGACGGAATTGAGCCCTATGGAGCGGATTTGACAAAGGATATTAGAGCGTGGTTCGACGATTTTGAGGGTGTCGCAAAAATGGCACTGTGGTCCGAAGACCAAATGTTCATCATGTGTCGACGTAAGATGGTGGGCATTGCGAGAAGTTTCCTGGCAACGGAAAAAACATTATCATCCTACCCGGTGTTACGATCTAAGCTTATAAAGGAATTCGAAAAGATAGTGCGCTCGGGTGATGTTCATAGAAGGCTTATGGCTCGACGGAAAACGCATAAGGAAACTATGCTTGAGTACGTATATGAAATGCAACGCATAGCTCGTGACGCCGATATTGACGAATGCAGCCTAATCGAATACATCGTGGACGGCGTGACCCATGAAACAAGAATGCGTGCGTCACTGTATCGAACGAGCAACATGACCGAGCTAAAGCAGGAATTGTTATTCCTTGAAAGAGCAGAAGCCAAAAGAACATCGGAAAAGAGTGTTACGCGAGTTGAGCCAAGAAGTCAACGAAAATGTTACAATTGTGGCGATGTCGGACATGAAGCTAAGAAGTGTgttaaagaagaaaacccgaaaaaatgcttcgagtgtggtggtgttggtcaTCGAGCAAGGGAATGTGATTCTCGAACAAAAGGACCGAAATGTTATTCGTGCGGTGAGCGCGGCCACGTGTCGAACAGTTGTCCAAGAAATCGAAACAGGCACAATCCTGCGAATACGAACCTCGTTTCGAGTGAAAATAGTGGAACTGTTGACATGCGCATCGGGCAATACTATTTCAAAACGCTTTTTGACACCGGCAGCGAATACAGTTTGTTACAATACAGTGTTATGAACAAAATCGGTAGCCTATTGTTGGCAAAGACCGACATGTTATTCAACGgttttggtggaaaaaaaacgaaggcatTGGGTCGGGTAGAAACCGAAGTGTGTATCGACGGGCAAAATTATCCGGTAATGTCTTTTTATGTGGTCCCAGACAATAGCAGTGTTTACGAAGTGATTTTGGGAAGGGATGCGTTGTGTGCGATGGACGCCTTGGTAACTGCGGAGGGCGTTAAACTAAAACCAAGAGTGAGCGAGAATCAGGAACAATGCGATGTGTTGTGTGCGAATGCTTTGACGATAAACGGCGCAAATGAAGTATCAATACATCATCAGTATCGGAATGAGATAGGGCAAATGATCGAGGATTTCAAAGATAA
This genomic stretch from Anopheles stephensi strain Indian unplaced genomic scaffold, UCI_ANSTEP_V1.0 ucontig289, whole genome shotgun sequence harbors:
- the LOC118516404 gene encoding uncharacterized protein LOC118516404 — protein: MERLVEEFTRVGLVRKCEMAGLATSGSKEDLAKRIMDSGITLEAVPEQNPIEDAANTTGYMDAESGSLVDATKTAIIHTPVQPYSFRDVEDGIEPYGADLTKDIRAWFDDFEGVAKMALWSEDQMFIMCRRKMVGIARSFLATEKTLSSYPVLRSKLIKEFEKIVRSGDVHRRLMARRKTHKETMLEYVYEMQRIARDADIDECSLIEYIVDGVTHETRMRASLYRTSNMTELKQELLFLERAEAKRTSEKSVTRVEPRSQRKCYNCGDVGHEAKKCVKEENPKKCFECGGVGHRARECDSRTKGPKCYSCGERGHVSNSCPRNRNRHNPANTNLVSSENSGTVDMRIGQYYFKTLFDTGSEYSLLQYSVMNKIGSLLLAKTDMLFNGFGGKKTKALGRVETEVCIDGQNYPVMSFYVVPDNSSVYEVILGRDALCAMDALVTAEGVKLKPRVSENQEQCDVLCANALTINGANEVSIHHQYRNEIGQMIEDFKDKEKTISKWSSKSPVELEIVPDGQIMPFRHAPSRLPFVQEQAVNKQDDQLKAIMAVLEKAKYDPYKMKNGLLHRAVEGQDLLVVPRLMERQIISDAHNAGHIGVQKMMHGIRQKFWIPHLEMKVRQHIGNCVPCILHNKKLGLKEGYLSPIPKGDVPLHTLHMDHVGPMDTTAKQYRYILTIVDSFSKFVWLYPTRTTTAEEVLRKLECWSAVFGNPTRIITDRGSAFTSNTFAAHVQNQSIEHIVSTTGVPRGNGQAERVNRTAIEMLAKLSTEDPSKWFKWVNRVQRAINSYYHSTTGKTPFELMFGVKMKNSSDDQLREIINKELYEYHDNVRQELRKDARIAIEQAQRRYKHQFDKKRKPASGYKLGELVAIKRTQFVAGKKLASEYLGPYEIMHVNRNGRYRVRKVGLGEGPLETSTSEDNMRLWAYALTAEEGDDEDQGSDFNQDDRM